The Liolophura sinensis isolate JHLJ2023 chromosome 8, CUHK_Ljap_v2, whole genome shotgun sequence sequence TTAGTTCTCACCTGTAAAAAACGGTCTATGATTGATACTGTTAGATACAAGGTCTCCTGGAGCAGATGAAATCTGTGGTGCACCTGACACAGCCAGTCTATTAAAATAGCCCGCATTTTACCAGAAATTTCACGCCCGTTCAAGTAGTCCTCTTTTACGCTGAATCTCCgctagaacaaaaaaaaaaaaaaaaaggaataagtTGTAATTAGAATGCAGCCCAGATTTGGACAACACTACAGGAATCACAGTACACATGTCTTGTcaaattttgtcacattttctaCTTTGGCATAAAAGATTTGACAAAACCCAAATTGTTACAAGTCACTTCATGCATAGGACCCATTACCATGTACCTACTGTACACAGTTGGTGCCTTTCATAGTATAGCGTACTAACATTAGAATAAAGTGATGCAGCAGCTGTGTTTGTATTGGGCGAAATaccagaagtttttttttttgcctcgtCAGATACTAATCCTTGAGGGCAGGAGACACTAAGAACATTGCTTACACCTTTAGGTTAGAAAACTGTGCCTAGCCCTAGgatttgttaaaatttcaatcattaaatttggtatgttcctttctctTGCTTTAGCTgacccagaatttacattgtgaaGCAATATATTGACCTTGCCATGGAAAGaccttaattcttctaaaatttgagacAGATAGTACagctgaaagtaaaatattacagccttttggaaaagtgaatTTATGATATGGTGTTCATacgatggtctaaccatgtgggGGAAAAGAAATCCAATATTAATGCTGAAATtatatatactggctaaaataaGCAGGGtaggtgtcccaaaatttagaaTAGGTaacagtttaaatttttaatgtgttttgaaattttgacttaagtcagggattgcttcgtgatcccatGGGACTAGATTAAATACCTCCTGACCAGAAACAATGAAGTAATGATTAACAATAATCAGTCTCCATTAATCCTTCCAGCTACATACCTCTAAAGATCTCATGTAATCGTAAATCTCATTCACGTATTCACTAACAAGCTGGGGGTTATCTCTGTCATTGGCATCTATATCTTCTACATTGCGCAGATTTCTGGAGAAGGCTTCCGCTTTGTCTTCGCTTATATCCATAGGTGCTGGGATGACAGGTTCTGGCTCCACATCCTCCACTGTGATGGCACCCATCGTTCTGGAGAAGGCGGCAATCTGGTCGGGAAGTTCCTGTGCATCCTGTTACAATACCAGAACTCAGTATTTGCTCAATTTCCAACGGTTCCACTTTCTCAATTCATACACAAATCTGAACACTAGTTAAATTATTTGGGTTTACAGGTAGCAGTACAAAATGTACCGGTACTAAATACACTGTAAATTGGGTAGAATGTAGGTCTACTGAATTTCTACAACCTTCCAGGCACCAGTCAGAATTACCCTTCGATGCAGAGAAAGCAGTTTTTAAGTTCATTTGTTCAAACCCCAAAAATATTGCCCCTCATTCAGAAACTTTAACCAAATAATGTTTGGTTTACAAATACTGAAACTGAGGAACTTGCCTGTACTGGTAAGCTTTTTATGTCCTGGTCAGCTGCCTTTAGCAGAGATGTTGTGGCTTTGGACTTCCCAATAGGCCGATGTTTTGTGACAATGGTTCCATCTTTCTTCAGGATAGTCCTCTTCCCCTGTTCAGTGGTCTGGTTGTTGACTTTGTTGGCAATGTCTCCCAGGGCAGACCTGGTGAAAGCTGCCTTAGTCACCATACCCTTACCAACTGCTTCTGGGTTTTCACTGAGGACTGTTTTCTGGTTATTGCTTGTGTGAAGAGCAGCCTAGGgtgaaaaaagttaaattgtCAGACTCGAAATAATAAACTACTCACTTGATATATCTGTGCCAAATCAATTATGTAAAAGTTATTGAAGACTGCttttaaatatgtattattTGCAAAGCACAGCATCTGCTGAGTCTTAAgtctttaatttttaattaaggGACATGTATTGACAaaggaattacatgtactgtacaataATGAATAACCAATGTATGGGAGTCACATCTGCCACATTTTGAAATTGCCtctctaaattttttttattggaaatGTGAAGAGGCAGTTAGACTAGGCTTGCCCTTTAGCTAGACAATGAGCCCCTTCTCAGATGCTCATTGTGAAAATCTGGTTTCTCACTGAATTGGACAGCAACTGAAAGTTTTAAATTCCCAAAAGGtatcaaaaatacacaaacccAAACCAATGTATAGTTTAATTTGCCTACATCTCATTCAGAtattaaagttttgaaaaattttgcTCATTACAAGATCCTCAACTACGCATAGAAAACCTTCAATGCACGCTCAAACCTCTACATTCTCACTTATATTCCAAGTCTCATATTTGGTACTTGCAGGTCTCCAGTTAAAATGTACTATAAATAGCCGTGGACTGGGTTGTTGTCAACTGGTATATATCTAGCGCCTATAGCCCTACATGCCCATACCTGCTTCACATGCCCGGCATGCATGTACTTCATTCATTGTTAACCTACACCGGCATCTTTACAGCCGCTCATTTGACCACCTCGTACACACGATCGATAACGATGTGTTTAGCCGCAATAAACCATACAGATAACTTCAATAGTAGGACATGAATTATATTTCTGTTTAGGACTTTCAATGAAAATTAGACCGATACCGGCAAAAGGTCAAAAGCGAAATCATTTCCTCGTTCGTGATCGCCAATGCATAACTGCAATGGGAGgtaagacaaataaaaaaagagtaaaacactGCACAAGCCGAATAATGCAAAGAATCCACACTTACCGAATTGGATCTGGTTGCAAGTGCCATATTTGTGGTGCattcaattcaaattcactGGAATTCACGACAGTTTTTCTCATGTGTCAGTGGTTACGCTGGTACTGTTGTTCGTATATGATATGCTACAACACGCTCACCTCGCTTTGCTTTTCACAGGCC is a genomic window containing:
- the LOC135473066 gene encoding G2/mitotic-specific cyclin-B-like; amino-acid sequence: MALATRSNSAALHTSNNQKTVLSENPEAVGKGMVTKAAFTRSALGDIANKVNNQTTEQGKRTILKKDGTIVTKHRPIGKSKATTSLLKAADQDIKSLPVQDAQELPDQIAAFSRTMGAITVEDVEPEPVIPAPMDISEDKAEAFSRNLRNVEDIDANDRDNPQLVSEYVNEIYDYMRSLERRFSVKEDYLNGREISGKMRAILIDWLCQVHHRFHLLQETLYLTVSIIDRFLQVYTVNRRRLQLVGVTAMLIASKYEEMFAPQVADFVYITDNAYREAEIRSMEALILKTLDFSFGKPLCLHFLRRNSKAGQVDAMKHTLAKYLMELTIIDYDMVSNHPSEIAAAALCMSIRLIDGSEWTDTLVHYSGYTEDEVLPVMKKIAGLVVKSESSRLSAVKTKYQSSKFMKISTIAELQSNWLKELAAEE